The following are encoded in a window of Lichenicola cladoniae genomic DNA:
- a CDS encoding DUF2161 family putative PD-(D/E)XK-type phosphodiesterase produces the protein MADKPASVLASSPVETALYPLLKAFLEVQGFVVKGEICSCDIVAVRGEEPPLLVIVEMKLSFTLELLLQAVDRMAAADEVWVAVTATRRGRDGDRRVHRLCRLLGLGLLTVDVLDGRVSVVAEPEPYRPRINVRKRRRILKEHGGRRGDPAADSDVSRPPIPI, from the coding sequence GTGGCCGACAAGCCCGCTTCCGTTCTGGCATCCAGTCCGGTCGAGACGGCGCTTTATCCTCTACTGAAGGCATTTCTCGAGGTTCAAGGCTTCGTCGTGAAGGGCGAGATCTGCAGCTGCGACATTGTCGCGGTGCGGGGTGAGGAACCGCCCTTGCTGGTGATCGTGGAGATGAAACTCTCCTTCACGCTCGAGCTGCTGCTCCAGGCGGTGGATCGCATGGCGGCTGCGGACGAGGTTTGGGTTGCCGTCACCGCCACTCGCCGCGGACGTGACGGTGATCGGCGGGTTCACCGCCTTTGCCGGCTGTTGGGGTTGGGGCTGCTTACAGTCGATGTCTTGGATGGCCGGGTCAGCGTTGTCGCAGAGCCGGAGCCTTATCGCCCGCGGATAAATGTCAGGAAGCGGCGTCGCATCCTCAAGGAGCACGGTGGACGGCGCGGAGACCCTGCTGCGGATTCCGACGTAAGCCGCCCACCCATTCCGATCTGA
- a CDS encoding transposase family protein: MARLCGDVRCRGCPACSTRSSHRHGLCVRRLQDLPTQGAAVKLTLKVARWLCLNRECAQRTFADRGQQIVAPYGRRTLRIVDLAGPMIYHGAHEITGDAVSRHEPRRQAVYGF, from the coding sequence CTGGCTCGTCTCTGCGGTGATGTCCGGTGTCGCGGGTGCCCAGCATGTAGCACTCGCTCCAGTCACCGCCACGGCTTATGTGTGCGGCGTCTGCAGGACCTGCCGACTCAAGGGGCTGCCGTGAAGCTGACGCTCAAAGTGGCACGATGGCTATGCCTTAATCGCGAGTGCGCTCAGCGGACGTTCGCCGATCGCGGGCAGCAGATCGTGGCCCCATACGGCCGTCGGACGCTTCGTATCGTCGACCTTGCAGGCCCGATGATCTACCACGGGGCGCACGAAATCACAGGAGATGCCGTGTCTCGTCATGAACCACGTCGCCAAGCAGTATACGGTTTTTGA
- the msrB gene encoding peptide-methionine (R)-S-oxide reductase MsrB: protein MMRHDRRDILIKGVAFLGVVAAARGALAAPPMATAATVGGSDAHPYAVVHTEAEWRRLLSPGQFEVLRQAGTEVPWSSALLKEKRHGRFLCAGCRQPKFDEATKFESGTGWPSFWQPIGGEVLVATDTSFGMDRSEVHCATCGGHLGHVFDDGPKPTGLRYCMNGIALEFQADA, encoded by the coding sequence ATGATGCGACACGATCGACGGGACATCTTGATCAAGGGCGTGGCTTTCCTGGGCGTCGTGGCCGCGGCACGCGGTGCACTGGCCGCGCCGCCGATGGCCACGGCCGCGACCGTCGGCGGTTCGGACGCCCATCCATACGCCGTGGTCCACACCGAGGCCGAGTGGCGCCGCCTGCTCAGCCCGGGTCAGTTCGAGGTGCTCCGGCAGGCTGGCACCGAGGTTCCCTGGTCCAGCGCCTTGCTGAAGGAGAAGCGCCACGGCCGCTTCCTGTGCGCCGGCTGCAGGCAGCCCAAATTCGACGAGGCCACGAAGTTCGAGAGCGGGACCGGTTGGCCGAGCTTCTGGCAGCCGATCGGCGGAGAGGTTCTCGTGGCCACCGACACGAGCTTCGGCATGGACCGGTCGGAGGTGCATTGCGCGACCTGCGGCGGGCATCTCGGCCATGTGTTCGATGATGGCCCGAAGCCGACCGGTCTTCGCTACTGCATGAACGGCATCGCCCTGGAGTTCCAGGCCGATGCATGA
- a CDS encoding putative bifunctional diguanylate cyclase/phosphodiesterase produces MKSKLRQKVRFIFRALVKLHPSSMLVAFGLISLVIMSLMSLAVTRVVLGDGVDNRAMDRLGRNIAIIQQDLHYYGAVRLKDQYLVAGDVVLDANEAFVDKMSSMLGGDIAIFRGNVQIATTIRRNGQRAVGTSLAPGPIHDAIFKHNQAYRGRENVAGTDYYVAYDPLRAPDGRVIGAVFSGLSRFAFRDLVVKLQRNIAFASVALLILTTFAFISIARPLKREIDDRESSLKRLADRFDVALENISDGLCLYSSDHRLIVSNARYATMYGIESTHIVPGMTLAEVFALRESAGSLAIGYDAEAALTSHRHLFAGNRSSKFVVRTEQGRILAVHHQCLASGGWVATHSDVTLQMRDQERMRFLALHDPLTGLANRTAFNSAMLACLERLGQVSSFALFLIDLDRFKEINDAFGHSAGDAVLREVSVRLRHLAPDAGVIARLAGDEFTLLMESASELGSPPLIAQHIVAALTSPFIFESTTILIGASIGITVVVNALLTPDEIFRQADLALYKAKARGRGVFEVFRPELAVAEQRHKELKAELLVALDNDEFILYYQPQYEVASGALLGFEALIRWQHPSRGLLDPGYFIAVAEETGLIVRLGAWVIGEACRAANSWGGDIRVAVNVSAVQLCQKSFVADTIVALEEIGFRPDLLEVEVTETVLLEDTPEIVNALTALRRAGVRVALDDFGTGYSSLLYLRRLPFDSIKIDQAFVGDLETSPDAASIVATIIQLARSFRATTIAEGVEEPGQLAQLRSLGCDIAQGFHFSRPLPLEAALQLIAAGSCHAKGELVRKTPLHLRLI; encoded by the coding sequence GTGAAATCGAAGCTTCGCCAGAAAGTCCGCTTCATTTTTCGCGCACTTGTTAAGCTGCATCCTAGCTCAATGCTTGTCGCCTTCGGCCTTATTAGCCTGGTGATCATGTCATTGATGTCTCTGGCGGTCACCAGAGTCGTCCTGGGAGACGGCGTCGACAATCGGGCGATGGATCGTCTTGGTCGAAATATTGCCATCATCCAGCAAGACCTGCATTACTATGGTGCGGTCCGACTTAAAGATCAATACTTGGTGGCCGGAGATGTCGTGCTGGATGCCAATGAGGCATTTGTGGATAAGATGTCGTCAATGCTAGGCGGGGATATCGCAATATTTCGCGGGAATGTCCAAATTGCGACCACGATTCGCCGAAATGGACAGCGGGCTGTCGGCACCTCCCTGGCGCCCGGACCAATTCACGACGCAATATTCAAACACAATCAAGCCTATCGCGGGCGGGAAAATGTGGCCGGAACAGACTATTACGTTGCTTATGATCCATTACGGGCGCCGGATGGACGGGTGATCGGCGCTGTCTTTAGCGGCTTATCTCGATTTGCCTTTCGCGATCTCGTAGTTAAACTTCAACGTAATATTGCTTTCGCGTCAGTCGCTCTCCTGATCCTCACAACCTTCGCCTTCATTAGTATCGCACGACCATTGAAGCGCGAGATCGATGATCGCGAGAGTAGTCTCAAGCGGCTTGCGGATCGATTTGATGTCGCGCTTGAGAATATATCCGATGGCCTTTGCCTGTATTCCTCTGATCACCGGCTTATCGTTTCCAATGCGCGATACGCTACAATGTATGGCATTGAGTCAACGCATATAGTCCCGGGAATGACGCTGGCCGAGGTATTTGCACTCCGTGAAAGCGCCGGATCACTCGCAATCGGTTATGATGCCGAGGCTGCTTTGACGTCCCATCGGCATCTATTTGCAGGTAATCGATCAAGCAAATTTGTTGTCCGGACCGAACAGGGAAGGATTCTCGCTGTTCATCATCAATGCCTCGCCAGCGGCGGGTGGGTCGCCACTCACAGCGATGTCACATTACAGATGCGCGATCAGGAAAGGATGCGATTTCTAGCTCTGCATGATCCACTGACCGGGCTTGCGAACCGCACCGCATTCAATAGCGCGATGTTGGCCTGTCTAGAGAGATTAGGCCAAGTGTCTTCCTTTGCGCTTTTCCTGATCGATCTGGATCGTTTCAAGGAGATCAACGACGCGTTTGGCCACTCTGCGGGCGATGCCGTGTTACGTGAAGTCAGCGTTCGGTTGCGCCATTTGGCGCCAGACGCAGGCGTGATTGCTCGCCTGGCCGGAGACGAGTTCACCTTGCTGATGGAGAGCGCTTCGGAATTGGGTTCTCCACCGTTGATAGCGCAACATATTGTTGCTGCTCTTACTTCACCGTTTATCTTTGAAAGTACTACGATCCTTATTGGAGCCTCGATCGGCATCACCGTGGTCGTCAACGCGTTACTCACGCCGGATGAAATCTTCAGGCAGGCGGATCTTGCACTATACAAAGCCAAGGCACGCGGACGTGGCGTCTTTGAGGTGTTTCGTCCGGAACTTGCGGTCGCTGAGCAACGTCATAAAGAGCTGAAAGCCGAGTTGCTAGTTGCGCTGGATAATGATGAATTCATTCTATATTACCAGCCGCAATATGAAGTAGCCAGTGGCGCGCTGCTCGGCTTCGAGGCTTTGATACGGTGGCAGCATCCTAGCCGCGGCCTTCTCGATCCAGGATACTTCATTGCCGTTGCTGAAGAAACCGGCCTGATCGTACGTCTGGGTGCTTGGGTAATTGGCGAGGCCTGCCGCGCGGCTAATAGCTGGGGCGGAGATATCCGGGTTGCGGTCAATGTCTCGGCTGTACAGCTTTGTCAGAAAAGCTTCGTAGCCGACACGATCGTGGCCCTGGAGGAAATCGGATTTAGGCCCGACCTCCTCGAGGTGGAGGTGACCGAGACAGTGTTGCTTGAAGACACACCTGAGATCGTCAATGCACTCACTGCACTCAGGCGAGCTGGCGTAAGAGTCGCGCTGGACGACTTCGGAACCGGTTATTCTTCACTGCTCTACCTTCGGCGGCTACCATTCGACTCCATCAAAATCGATCAGGCTTTCGTGGGAGATCTCGAGACATCTCCCGACGCAGCATCGATTGTAGCAACCATTATTCAACTGGCACGTAGCTTCCGCGCGACAACGATCGCCGAGGGTGTCGAGGAGCCGGGCCAGCTTGCTCAGCTTCGGTCACTGGGCTGTGACATTGCGCAGGGCTTCCACTTCAGCCGGCCGCTACCGCTGGAGGCTGCTTTGCAACTCATTGCTGCTGGATCGTGCCACGCTAAGGGGGAACTCGTCCGTAAGACGCCACTTCACCTCAGATTGATCTAG
- a CDS encoding sigma-70 family RNA polymerase sigma factor, producing the protein MSDRGWTEMMAAAQSGNAAVYRRLLGEIDPWLHRYFVRRLPPAMVDDAVQDTLLAVHEKRHTYEPSRPFEPWLGAIARYKWIDRLRAMKSSRTEELTTDIAIPDHEDAVTSARSLERLLDELKPAQADVIRLVKLQGLSIQEASSRTGQTMSLVKVNIHRGLGRLSSLVRKRADVE; encoded by the coding sequence GTGAGCGATCGCGGCTGGACCGAGATGATGGCGGCGGCGCAATCCGGCAACGCCGCCGTCTATCGGCGCCTGCTCGGCGAGATCGACCCGTGGCTGCATCGTTACTTCGTGCGGCGCCTGCCACCGGCGATGGTCGACGATGCCGTGCAGGACACGCTGCTTGCAGTGCACGAGAAGCGCCATACCTATGAGCCATCGAGGCCGTTCGAACCGTGGCTCGGCGCGATCGCCCGCTACAAATGGATCGACCGGCTGCGCGCGATGAAATCTTCCCGGACCGAGGAACTGACGACTGACATTGCCATTCCCGATCATGAAGATGCAGTCACCAGCGCCAGGTCGCTGGAACGACTGCTCGATGAATTGAAGCCCGCGCAAGCCGATGTCATTCGCCTGGTCAAGCTGCAGGGCCTGAGTATCCAGGAAGCATCGTCGCGCACCGGACAGACGATGTCGCTGGTGAAGGTCAATATCCACCGTGGCCTCGGCCGGCTGAGCTCATTGGTACGGAAGCGCGCCGATGTCGAATGA
- a CDS encoding NrsF family protein: protein MSNEFLIDRLTVGLKPVRPRNPVIDGVIIGGICLIELILFLGMGATRPNMPLAMVQPSFWWKLTGLGLIALFSGAAAVMSFDPVRSPRRGLIAVVALVAICLGAGWMIDAGRGGWGAVVGRLDWRNGIWCVYKMMLLAIPPVMGLGVLMQRGAPTDRKGTAWMVGIAAAAWGAFVFVFACPFDDPLYTAVWYSVGCGIVTIVSRLVVPTLTRW, encoded by the coding sequence ATGTCGAATGAATTCCTGATCGATCGGCTGACGGTCGGTCTCAAGCCTGTGCGGCCGCGCAACCCGGTCATCGACGGGGTCATCATCGGCGGCATCTGCCTGATCGAATTGATCCTGTTCCTGGGCATGGGTGCGACGCGTCCCAACATGCCGCTTGCCATGGTGCAGCCGTCCTTCTGGTGGAAGCTGACCGGGCTCGGCCTGATCGCCCTGTTCAGCGGCGCGGCAGCGGTCATGTCGTTCGACCCGGTCCGCTCCCCACGCCGCGGGCTGATCGCGGTGGTGGCGCTGGTGGCGATCTGCCTGGGTGCCGGGTGGATGATCGATGCCGGGCGCGGCGGCTGGGGCGCAGTGGTCGGCCGCCTCGACTGGCGCAACGGAATCTGGTGCGTTTATAAGATGATGTTGCTGGCGATACCGCCGGTCATGGGCCTCGGGGTGCTCATGCAGCGCGGCGCTCCGACCGACCGGAAGGGCACCGCCTGGATGGTCGGGATCGCCGCCGCCGCCTGGGGTGCGTTCGTGTTCGTGTTCGCCTGCCCGTTCGACGATCCGCTCTATACGGCGGTCTGGTACAGCGTCGGATGCGGAATCGTCACGATCGTATCGCGGCTGGTAGTGCCGACTTTGACCCGTTGGTAG
- a CDS encoding lactonase family protein — MTLHKNRVQFCHRLALVSAAVVGLNASQSFGADAISVANESRQPVTRHVLYVESNDARPNSNSIFAYGIADDGSLRQISGSPFATGGTGFVDPSFALGPFDNDQQLVMSRNLDTLFAVNPGSNTLTAFHVSPNGRLSLSLGWPTHSGGSTPISIGRVGNRLIVLNSSEDPAQAATAGAPNAQTIDILPGGFPLRRPLQVVDLPKESDPTQALTTNTGRFIFGTGFPAGGSIAAFERNPDGSIIPTDTVEPPTFNGTQALALGLWAHPKLPYLYAGLVNVNRLGVYRYNKAGKLSLVTTVADTGQGLCWLRVTPDGKWLFASNTGDNSVSVFDLRDPAKPVEVSRAVGGGAGGYYQIGLSPDQRHLYALEEETSTAAEGKSNKIHVFDFDQIKGRLSNDPDKTISLPVAANTRPFGLIIR; from the coding sequence GTGACACTGCACAAAAATCGAGTTCAATTTTGTCATCGCTTGGCATTGGTGTCGGCGGCTGTGGTGGGCTTGAATGCCAGTCAAAGCTTCGGCGCCGATGCGATATCTGTAGCGAACGAGAGTAGGCAGCCGGTTACACGGCACGTGCTTTACGTTGAGTCGAATGACGCTCGACCGAACAGTAACAGCATCTTTGCATATGGTATTGCGGATGATGGAAGTCTCCGTCAGATTTCAGGCTCGCCCTTTGCAACGGGGGGTACTGGCTTTGTTGACCCTTCCTTCGCCCTCGGGCCGTTTGACAACGACCAGCAGTTGGTAATGAGCCGGAACCTGGACACGTTGTTCGCGGTCAATCCGGGTTCAAATACGCTGACAGCGTTCCATGTCTCGCCGAACGGCCGCCTCTCGCTTTCGCTCGGCTGGCCAACGCATAGCGGCGGTAGTACGCCAATCTCGATCGGCCGGGTAGGCAATCGACTAATCGTTCTGAACAGCAGCGAAGATCCGGCTCAGGCGGCGACAGCCGGAGCACCAAATGCCCAGACTATCGACATTCTGCCGGGCGGCTTTCCGCTACGGCGTCCGCTCCAGGTAGTGGACTTGCCAAAGGAATCGGATCCCACACAAGCGCTCACGACCAATACCGGCCGCTTCATCTTTGGTACCGGGTTCCCGGCCGGCGGCAGCATTGCGGCCTTCGAGCGTAATCCCGATGGTTCGATCATTCCTACGGACACTGTAGAACCGCCGACATTCAATGGAACCCAAGCGCTTGCTCTTGGTCTCTGGGCGCATCCGAAGCTACCCTACCTCTATGCCGGCTTAGTCAATGTCAACCGTCTCGGCGTCTACCGCTACAACAAAGCCGGGAAGCTGAGCCTCGTCACCACCGTTGCGGATACCGGGCAGGGTTTGTGCTGGCTTAGAGTGACACCGGATGGAAAATGGTTGTTTGCTTCAAACACCGGTGACAATTCGGTCTCGGTTTTCGACCTGCGTGATCCTGCTAAGCCAGTCGAGGTTTCCCGCGCCGTCGGTGGTGGTGCCGGCGGCTACTACCAGATCGGCTTGTCGCCGGATCAGCGACACCTCTACGCGCTTGAGGAGGAGACCTCAACCGCGGCAGAGGGTAAAAGCAACAAGATCCACGTCTTTGATTTTGACCAGATTAAAGGCCGGCTCAGTAACGACCCCGACAAGACAATCTCTTTGCCAGTTGCTGCCAATACGCGGCCCTTCGGCCTGATCATCCGCTGA